One part of the Oncorhynchus kisutch isolate 150728-3 linkage group LG22, Okis_V2, whole genome shotgun sequence genome encodes these proteins:
- the LOC109866826 gene encoding diacylglycerol O-acyltransferase 1 → MSAAEPEACALSSSSLDVEEKCQYYGNSSSDPPTEPHPDMDMFCCHSVQDSLLSSDSRFTNYRGILNWIIILLILTHAHLFLDNFIQHGFLIDLRKVLEHLMEDHYNWPSVNLILAANMFAIAALLLERCLDKGTLSPSAGHCLHLGNLGLLTLFPAVIILYDTSISTGGAYFSLWTYTVLGLKLYSYQETNSWYRQGSVPSSGTDKCVLHETKKHIEHLTIKDLYYFLLAPTLCYQRNFPFTPRVRINVLCKTLIEMVVLTQIIVGVVQQWIEPIFQRSENSFSNMDITTRVEHLMELVAPNHFLWLMFSFLFSHSYLNFCAELLCFGDRHFYGDWWNAKTLKCFWGNWNIPLHKWRYRHLYTPLLKKRVSQKQADLLVFLMSAALCEYVIALPLHSCRLWIFFMMIFELLVDVYLGDYFKGNYGNGLVWLCFLLGPPLAMMTYFHDHYMSHHGQHPPGLSVAECLS, encoded by the exons ATGTCTGCAGCAGAACCAGAGGCCTgtgccctctcctcttcttcactTGATGTGGAAGAGAAATGTCAGTACTATGGCAATTCTAGCTCTGATCCTCCCACTGAACCACATCCAGACATGGACATGTTCTG CTGTCACAGTGTCCAGGATTCCTTACTGAGCTCTGACAGCCGCTTCACAAACTATAGAGGGATTCTCAACTGGATCATTATCCTTCTG ATCTTGACCCATGCTCACCTGTTCCTGGATAACTTTATACA ACACGGCTTCTTGATTGACTTGAGGAAAGTCTTGGAGCACCTTATGGAGGACCATTACAACTGGCCGTCTGTCAACCTCATACTGG CTGCCAATATGTTTGCTATTGCTGCTCTGCTACTTGAGAGGTGTCTGGATAAG GGAACACTATCCCCAAGTGCAGGGCACTGTTTACACCTGGGGAACCTGGGATTACTAACACTTTTCCCTGCTGTCATCATTCTATATGATACTTCAATATCAACAG GGGGAGCATATTTCTCACTCTGGACCTACACTGTTCTTGGGCTCAAGCTTTATTCTTACCAAGAAACCAACAGTTGGTATCGTCAGGGGTCTGTTCCATCATCAG GAACGGACAAGTGTGTATTACATGAGACAAAAAAACATATAGAACACCTAACTATTAAAG ACCTTTACTACTTTCTCCTGGCGCCCACTTTATGCTACCAGCGAAACTTCCCCTTCACACCGAGGGTCCGTATCAACGTTCTTTGTAAGACACTGATAGAAATG GTGGTCCTTACTCAAATTATTGTGGGAGTTGTGCAGCAG TGGATTGAACCCATCTTCCAGAGATCAGAAAACTCCTTCTCT AATATGGACATCACTACCAGGGTGGAGCACTTGATGGAGCTTGTG GCTCCCAACCACTTCTTGTGGCTGATGTTCTCTTTCCTGTTTTCTCACTCCTACCTGAACTTCTGTGCTGAACTGTTGTGCTTTGGAGACCGCCATTTCTATGGGGATTGGTG GAatgctaaaacactaaaatgtttttgggggaattGGAATATTCCTCTTCATAAGTGGCGCTACAG ACACTTGTATACACCACTACTGAAAAAGAGGGTGTCACAAAAGCAAGCAGATCTGCTGGTCTTCCTGATGTCAGCTGCCCTTTGCGAG TATGTCATTGCTCTGCCCTTACACAGCTGTCGTCTATGGATCTTCTTCATGATGATCTTTGAG CTCCTGGTAGATGTTTACCTTGGAGACTATTTCAAGGGTAACTATGGCAATGGGCTGGTGTGGCTGTGCTTTCTACTGGGTCCTCCCCTGGCTATGATGACCTATTTCCATGACCACTACATGAGTCACCATGGCCAACATCCTCCTGGACTGTCCGTTGCTGAGTGTTTGTCATGA